From Streptomyces sp. NBC_01754, a single genomic window includes:
- a CDS encoding succinate dehydrogenase hydrophobic membrane anchor subunit encodes MSAETSSSSAIGDVEGVSLFDVDHPAPVIEPPRKRTGKTPKGSRTNFEMYAWLFMRLSGIVLVVLVIGHLLIQLVLDGGVSKIGFAFVAGRWASPFWQVWDLAMLWLAMLHGANGLRTVINDYAERDNTRFWLKMLLYTATVFTVLLGTLVIFTFDPNIR; translated from the coding sequence ATGTCCGCCGAGACCTCTTCCTCGTCCGCGATCGGTGACGTCGAGGGCGTAAGCCTCTTCGACGTCGATCACCCGGCGCCGGTGATCGAACCTCCGCGCAAGCGCACGGGCAAGACCCCCAAGGGCTCCCGTACCAACTTCGAGATGTACGCCTGGCTCTTCATGCGCCTGTCGGGCATCGTGCTGGTCGTCCTCGTCATCGGGCACCTGCTGATCCAGCTGGTGCTGGACGGGGGCGTCTCCAAGATCGGCTTCGCCTTCGTGGCCGGCCGGTGGGCCTCGCCGTTCTGGCAGGTCTGGGACCTGGCGATGCTGTGGCTCGCCATGCTGCACGGCGCCAACGGCCTCCGTACGGTCATCAACGACTACGCCGAACGGGACAACACCCGCTTCTGGCTGAAGATGCTCCTGTACACCGCCACGGTGTTCACCGTCCTGCTGGGCACGCTGGTGATCTTCACCTTCGACCCGAACATCCGCTAG
- a CDS encoding TetR family transcriptional regulator produces the protein MILETALRLFEERGYDRTTMRAVAQEAGVSVGNAYYYFASKEHLVQGFYDRIAAEHEEAVGPVLDGDPDLTVRIRGLLLGWLDVAQPYHRFAAQFFKNAADPDSPLSPFSEDSTAAREAVISLHERALTGSSTRYDAELGPILPQLMWLMQMGLVLFWVYDRTGNAARSRRLVERTAPLAARAIALSRFRVLRPLVRQLHDVLVEFMPRARGGGGEAGGVRSS, from the coding sequence CTGATCCTGGAGACCGCCCTCAGGCTCTTCGAGGAGCGCGGGTACGACAGGACGACCATGCGGGCCGTCGCCCAGGAGGCCGGGGTCTCCGTGGGGAACGCCTACTACTACTTCGCCTCGAAAGAACACCTGGTCCAGGGCTTCTACGACCGGATCGCCGCCGAGCACGAGGAGGCGGTGGGGCCGGTCCTGGACGGCGACCCGGATCTCACCGTCCGGATCCGCGGCCTGCTGCTGGGCTGGCTGGACGTGGCCCAGCCGTACCACCGCTTCGCCGCCCAGTTCTTCAAGAACGCCGCCGACCCGGACAGCCCGCTCTCGCCGTTCTCCGAGGACTCCACCGCCGCACGTGAGGCGGTGATCTCCCTCCACGAACGGGCCCTGACCGGGTCCAGCACCCGGTACGACGCCGAACTCGGTCCGATACTGCCCCAGTTGATGTGGCTGATGCAGATGGGCCTGGTGCTGTTCTGGGTCTACGACCGGACCGGGAACGCCGCGCGCAGCCGTCGGCTGGTGGAGCGCACCGCACCGCTGGCCGCACGCGCGATCGCCCTCTCCCGCTTCCGGGTGCTGCGACCGCTCGTGCGGCAACTCCATGACGTACTCGTGGAGTTCATGCCCCGGGCCCGCGGGGGCGGGGGCGAGGCCGGGGGCGTCAGATCCAGCTGA
- the sdhA gene encoding succinate dehydrogenase flavoprotein subunit has product MQIHKYDTVIVGAGGAGMRAAIESTKRSRTAVLTKLYPTRSHTGAAQGGMAAALANVEEDNWEWHTFDTIKGGDYLVDQDAAEILAKEAIDAVLDLEKMGLPFGRTPEGKIDQRRFGGHSRNHGEAPVRRACYSGDRTGHMILQTLYQNCVKEGVEFFNEFYVLDQLVVEEDGVKKSAGVVAYELATGEIHVFQAKSVIYASGGTGKFFKVTSNAHTLTGDGQAACYRRGLPLEDMEFFQFHPTGIWRMGILLTEGARGEGGILRNKDGERFMEKYAPVMKDLASRDVVSRSIYTEIREGRGCGPEGDHVYLDLTHLPPEQLDAKLPDITEFARTYLGIEPYTDPIPIQPTAHYAMGGIPTNVEGEVLADNTTVVPGLYAAGEVACVSVHGANRLGTNSLLDINVFGRRSGIAAAEYSAKNDFVELPENPAQLVQDQVERLRNSTGTERVAALRLELQECMDANVMVFRTEQTIKTAVEKIAELRRRYLDVSIQDKGKRFNTDLLEAVELGNLLDLAEVMATSALARKESRGGHYREDYPNRDDVNFMRHTMAYREVADDGTESIRLDYKPVVTTRYQPMERKY; this is encoded by the coding sequence ATGCAGATCCACAAGTACGACACCGTCATCGTCGGCGCGGGCGGCGCCGGCATGCGCGCGGCCATCGAGTCGACCAAGCGCAGCCGCACCGCCGTGCTGACGAAGCTCTACCCCACCCGCTCCCACACGGGCGCCGCGCAGGGCGGCATGGCCGCCGCGCTGGCCAACGTGGAGGAGGACAACTGGGAGTGGCACACCTTCGACACGATCAAGGGCGGCGACTACCTGGTCGACCAGGACGCCGCCGAGATCCTCGCGAAGGAGGCCATCGACGCCGTCCTCGACCTCGAGAAGATGGGCCTGCCGTTCGGCCGTACGCCCGAGGGCAAGATCGACCAGCGCCGCTTCGGCGGTCACTCCCGCAACCACGGTGAGGCCCCGGTCCGTCGCGCCTGCTACTCGGGCGACCGCACCGGCCACATGATCCTCCAGACGCTGTACCAGAACTGCGTCAAGGAGGGCGTGGAATTCTTCAACGAGTTCTACGTCCTGGACCAGCTGGTCGTCGAGGAGGACGGCGTCAAGAAGTCCGCCGGCGTCGTCGCCTACGAGCTGGCCACCGGCGAGATCCACGTCTTCCAGGCGAAGTCGGTCATCTATGCCTCGGGCGGCACCGGCAAGTTCTTCAAGGTGACGTCGAACGCGCACACCCTGACCGGTGACGGCCAGGCCGCCTGCTACCGCCGGGGTCTGCCGCTGGAGGACATGGAGTTCTTCCAGTTCCACCCGACGGGCATCTGGCGCATGGGCATCCTGCTGACGGAGGGCGCCCGTGGTGAGGGCGGCATCCTCCGCAACAAGGACGGCGAGCGCTTCATGGAGAAGTACGCGCCGGTCATGAAGGACCTCGCGTCCCGTGACGTCGTGTCCCGCTCCATCTACACGGAGATCCGCGAGGGGCGCGGCTGCGGTCCCGAGGGCGACCACGTCTACCTCGACCTCACGCACCTCCCCCCGGAGCAGCTGGACGCGAAGCTCCCGGACATCACCGAGTTCGCGCGCACCTACCTCGGTATCGAGCCCTACACGGACCCGATCCCGATCCAGCCGACCGCGCACTACGCCATGGGCGGCATCCCGACCAACGTCGAGGGCGAGGTGCTGGCCGACAACACCACCGTCGTCCCGGGCCTGTACGCCGCCGGCGAGGTCGCCTGTGTCTCCGTGCACGGTGCCAACCGCCTCGGCACCAACTCGCTGCTCGACATCAACGTCTTCGGGCGCCGTTCGGGCATCGCCGCCGCCGAGTACTCCGCGAAGAACGACTTCGTCGAGCTTCCCGAGAACCCGGCGCAGCTGGTCCAGGACCAGGTCGAGCGGCTGCGGAACTCCACGGGCACCGAGCGCGTCGCCGCACTGCGCCTGGAGCTCCAGGAGTGCATGGACGCCAACGTGATGGTGTTCCGCACCGAGCAGACGATCAAGACCGCGGTCGAGAAGATCGCCGAGCTGCGCAGGCGCTACCTGGACGTGTCCATCCAGGACAAGGGCAAGCGGTTCAACACCGACCTGCTGGAGGCCGTCGAACTGGGCAACCTGCTCGACCTGGCCGAGGTCATGGCGACCTCCGCGCTGGCCCGCAAGGAGTCCCGCGGCGGTCACTACCGCGAGGACTACCCGAACCGCGACGACGTCAACTTCATGCGCCACACCATGGCGTACCGCGAGGTCGCGGACGACGGCACCGAGTCGATCCGGCTCGACTACAAGCCGGTCGTCACGACCCGCTACCAGCCGATGGAGCGTAAGTACTGA
- a CDS encoding AAA family ATPase, with the protein MLTRIEVHGFKNLLDLSVDFGPFTCIAGENGTGKSNVFDAIQFLSLLADQSMMEAAQEVRGVHGERQGDPRDLFWKGFEPGGHRMRFAAEMIVPLHTQDDFGRAAKASSTFLRYELEVGYQEPSGLDRFGRLTLLHETLAHITKGRAPQHLRFPHSAKHFRDTVVQGHRSGAPFISTTTEADESIVRIHQDGGSRGQPKPAAASRAPATVVSTITSSDDPTILAARREMQSWRRLALEPSALRRSDRYVDPHMMGADGSHLPATLFRVAHDTPGVDPSQVYARVAGRLSDLTGIHIRDLDVDQDEVRQLLTVNVHEVAGMTLPARSLSEGTLRFLALCVLLEDSSVRGLICMEEPENGIHPADLNAMVDLVQDLAVDASEEPGTDNPFRQVLINTHSPGVVQLVGNDDLLFADTAIHRSENGTLNRALRLRPLAGTWRATKGTSGAFVTKADILPYLTTPVGAQLTLSGDAA; encoded by the coding sequence ATGCTGACGCGCATCGAAGTCCACGGGTTCAAGAACCTCCTGGACCTGTCCGTCGACTTCGGTCCCTTCACCTGTATCGCGGGGGAGAACGGCACCGGCAAGTCGAACGTTTTCGACGCCATCCAGTTCCTCTCCCTCCTCGCCGACCAGTCGATGATGGAGGCGGCCCAGGAGGTCCGGGGTGTACACGGCGAACGGCAGGGTGACCCGCGTGACCTCTTCTGGAAGGGCTTCGAGCCTGGCGGCCACCGGATGCGGTTCGCCGCCGAGATGATTGTTCCGCTCCACACGCAGGACGACTTCGGCCGGGCCGCGAAGGCCAGCAGCACTTTTCTGCGGTACGAACTGGAAGTCGGCTACCAGGAGCCGTCCGGACTGGACCGCTTCGGGCGCCTGACCCTGCTCCACGAGACGCTGGCCCACATCACCAAGGGCAGGGCCCCGCAGCACCTCCGCTTCCCTCACAGTGCGAAGCACTTTCGTGACACCGTCGTCCAGGGCCACCGCAGCGGCGCGCCGTTCATCTCGACGACCACCGAAGCCGACGAGTCGATCGTCAGAATCCACCAGGACGGTGGCAGCCGGGGCCAGCCCAAGCCCGCTGCGGCATCCCGGGCGCCGGCGACAGTCGTCTCCACCATCACCAGCAGTGACGACCCGACCATCCTCGCGGCGCGCCGTGAGATGCAGTCCTGGCGGCGGCTCGCCCTGGAACCATCGGCTCTGCGCAGGTCCGACCGATACGTGGACCCGCACATGATGGGCGCCGACGGCTCCCACCTACCGGCAACGCTCTTCCGCGTCGCCCACGACACTCCGGGCGTGGATCCCAGCCAGGTGTACGCCAGGGTCGCGGGACGCCTCTCGGACCTGACCGGTATCCATATCCGGGATCTGGATGTCGATCAGGACGAGGTCCGACAACTCCTCACGGTCAATGTGCACGAGGTGGCCGGCATGACGCTGCCCGCCCGCAGCCTCTCCGAAGGCACGCTGCGCTTCCTGGCCCTCTGCGTTCTACTCGAAGACTCCTCCGTGCGTGGACTGATCTGCATGGAAGAGCCCGAAAACGGCATCCATCCCGCGGACCTCAACGCCATGGTCGACCTGGTGCAGGACCTTGCCGTGGACGCGTCGGAGGAACCCGGCACGGACAACCCGTTCCGGCAGGTGCTGATCAATACGCACTCACCCGGGGTCGTACAACTCGTCGGAAACGATGACCTTCTGTTCGCCGACACCGCTATCCACAGAAGCGAGAACGGCACCCTGAACCGCGCACTGCGCCTGCGTCCACTCGCCGGTACCTGGCGGGCCACCAAGGGAACGAGTGGCGCCTTCGTGACGAAGGCCGACATCCTGCCCTACCTCACCACACCCGTAGGAGCGCAGCTCACACTGAGCGGGGACGCCGCATGA
- a CDS encoding 2-oxo-4-hydroxy-4-carboxy-5-ureidoimidazoline decarboxylase, translated as MRAPARVPVPEPVSASTRTSAHSNGLVRFNGWPRELAEAALLECCGSRRWARRMADHRPYPDLASLLAASDEAGYDLNPADLAEALAAETASCLHHAAPRAAHLALRAAHAAYEHSFGHAFVICMDGVPPSQHVDQVLTAIRARLANDPDEERSLTAEEMRRLARGRIIELVTEAGWPDPLP; from the coding sequence GTGCGGGCCCCCGCCCGCGTCCCGGTTCCGGAACCAGTCTCGGCGAGCACCCGCACCAGTGCCCACTCGAACGGACTCGTCCGCTTCAACGGCTGGCCCCGCGAACTCGCCGAAGCGGCCCTGCTGGAGTGCTGCGGCAGCCGCCGCTGGGCCCGGCGGATGGCGGACCACCGCCCCTATCCGGACCTCGCGTCGCTGCTGGCGGCCTCCGACGAAGCGGGGTACGACCTCAATCCCGCCGACCTCGCCGAGGCGCTCGCGGCCGAGACCGCCTCCTGCCTGCACCACGCCGCACCCCGGGCCGCCCACCTCGCGCTCCGGGCGGCGCACGCCGCGTACGAGCACAGCTTCGGACACGCGTTCGTCATCTGCATGGACGGCGTGCCGCCCTCCCAGCACGTGGACCAGGTGCTGACCGCCATCCGCGCCCGGCTGGCGAACGACCCCGACGAGGAGCGCTCGCTCACCGCCGAGGAGATGCGGCGACTCGCCCGGGGTCGCATCATCGAGCTGGTCACCGAGGCGGGGTGGCCGGACCCCCTGCCGTGA
- a CDS encoding metallophosphoesterase: MVVVFVLVGLVALALLVGVHRYVWRRLVGDTTAEGSRARRAGTVAVWVLPLLSVGAFAGTRAGLPLPVQRAFAWPGYLWLAVLLYLTLALLVGEAVRPLLRWALARRASRAAAESPAAAAPGAGATGAATDTEPATAATPAPATAVGTVATTAPQPEGGRRPGAALETLADPGAASEAAEKPQAPAKPEAAAGPETSRPPVPSAVADPSRRLFVARAVGGAAALAGLGTVGYGTYGVMRGPRVKRITVPLAKLPRAAHGFRIAVVSDIHLGPILGRAHTRRIVDTINSTSPDLVAVVGDLVDGTVADLGTAAEPLAGLESRHGSYFVTGNHEYFSGAAEWVDHVRELGLHPLENARVEIAGFDLAGVNDVAGESEGQGPDFVAALGDRDRARTSVLLAHQPIVIDDAVAHGVDLQLSGHTHGGQLWPGNYLAELANPTVAGLERYGDTQLYVSRGAGAWGPPVRVGAPSDITVVELAAMRA; encoded by the coding sequence GTGGTAGTCGTCTTCGTCCTGGTGGGGCTCGTGGCGCTCGCGCTGCTGGTCGGCGTGCACCGCTACGTATGGCGCCGTCTGGTCGGTGACACGACTGCCGAGGGCTCACGCGCGCGCCGCGCCGGCACGGTCGCGGTATGGGTGCTGCCCCTGCTGAGCGTGGGTGCCTTCGCGGGCACGCGGGCCGGCCTGCCCCTCCCGGTCCAGCGGGCGTTCGCGTGGCCCGGCTACCTGTGGCTGGCCGTGCTGCTCTACCTGACGCTGGCGCTGCTGGTGGGCGAGGCGGTGCGCCCGCTGCTGCGGTGGGCTCTCGCCCGTCGGGCGTCCCGGGCGGCCGCGGAGTCCCCGGCGGCCGCAGCGCCGGGCGCCGGGGCGACGGGGGCGGCCACGGACACGGAGCCCGCCACGGCCGCCACGCCGGCCCCGGCCACCGCCGTGGGGACGGTCGCCACCACCGCTCCGCAGCCGGAAGGCGGCCGGCGTCCGGGGGCGGCGCTGGAAACCCTCGCGGATCCGGGAGCCGCGTCGGAAGCCGCTGAGAAGCCGCAGGCCCCCGCGAAACCCGAAGCGGCGGCCGGACCCGAGACGTCCCGGCCCCCCGTACCCTCCGCCGTGGCGGACCCGTCACGCCGGCTGTTCGTCGCGCGGGCGGTCGGTGGCGCGGCCGCCCTGGCCGGGCTCGGCACGGTCGGGTACGGCACCTACGGCGTGATGCGCGGCCCCCGGGTCAAGCGGATCACCGTCCCGCTCGCCAAACTGCCGCGCGCCGCGCACGGCTTCCGGATCGCGGTCGTCAGCGACATCCACCTCGGCCCCATCCTCGGCCGCGCCCACACCCGGCGCATCGTCGACACGATCAACTCGACCTCGCCGGATCTGGTCGCCGTGGTCGGGGACCTCGTGGACGGTACGGTCGCCGACCTCGGGACCGCCGCCGAACCGCTGGCCGGACTCGAGTCGCGGCACGGCAGCTACTTCGTCACCGGCAACCACGAGTACTTCTCCGGAGCCGCCGAATGGGTGGACCACGTACGCGAGTTGGGGCTGCACCCGTTGGAGAACGCCCGGGTCGAGATCGCCGGCTTCGACCTCGCCGGGGTCAACGATGTCGCGGGTGAAAGCGAGGGCCAGGGACCGGATTTCGTCGCCGCACTCGGTGACCGGGACCGCGCCCGGACCTCCGTGCTCCTCGCCCACCAGCCGATCGTCATCGACGACGCCGTCGCGCACGGCGTCGACCTCCAGCTGTCCGGCCATACGCACGGTGGTCAGCTCTGGCCCGGCAACTACCTTGCCGAGCTGGCCAATCCGACCGTCGCCGGGCTCGAACGCTACGGCGACACCCAGCTCTACGTGTCGCGCGGCGCGGGCGCCTGGGGCCCTCCGGTACGGGTCGGCGCCCCCTCGGACATCACCGTCGTGGAACTCGCCGCCATGCGGGCCTGA
- the sdhC gene encoding succinate dehydrogenase, cytochrome b556 subunit, which translates to MPAGTLYRGREGMWSWVAHRVTGVLIFFFLFVHVLDTALVRVSPEAYDEVVATYKTPLVALLEYGLVAAILFHALNGLRIVAVDFWAKGPRHQKTMLWTVLGIWIVLMVGALYPVLGHAVREVFGS; encoded by the coding sequence GTGCCGGCTGGAACGCTGTACCGCGGCCGGGAAGGCATGTGGTCCTGGGTGGCTCATCGAGTCACCGGTGTCCTCATTTTCTTCTTCCTGTTCGTACACGTCCTGGACACCGCTCTCGTGCGTGTCTCCCCCGAGGCGTACGACGAGGTCGTGGCCACCTACAAGACCCCGCTCGTAGCCCTGCTCGAGTACGGCCTGGTGGCCGCCATCCTCTTCCATGCCCTGAACGGTCTCCGCATCGTCGCCGTGGACTTCTGGGCCAAGGGCCCGCGCCACCAGAAGACGATGCTCTGGACCGTCCTGGGTATCTGGATCGTGCTGATGGTCGGGGCCCTGTACCCCGTCCTCGGTCACGCCGTACGCGAAGTCTTCGGGAGCTGA
- a CDS encoding family 20 glycosylhydrolase, whose amino-acid sequence MSPSHRATSRPRGALVAGAAVTAAAAVTLTVVFWPGGSGPGPQNGAASSGTAPSPSPTRSYPLSETPRTVPAVREHTAARGPGWKPGKNSTVVAADHELADEAQLLAKELKIRYRGETAARAGDVELALGTPGKGDAESYTLKTAGDRVTISGPDQAGVFYGTRTLVQSLASGSTVPEGVVRDAPDRPQRGLNLDIARKYYSPGWIEDRLREMADLKLNQLGLHFSDDQAFRIESDSHPEVVSPEHLTKAEVRRILKLAESLHITVVAEIDSPGHLGAVLKAHPDLQLRNTQGTARQGAIDISKPEAAEIVDDLLREYAELFPGQWFHVGADEYQALTVSDPAASYPQLATAAREKYGDGATVQDLTEGWLNDRAAVVRKAEKIPKAWNDGFFSGGTVTAEKDIEVEYWTGKEIGARPPQDYLAEGRKVINLNDEFLYYVLGEPNEFVYPTGERIYEQWTPLVLRGTEPVPERYSKQILGGRFAIWGDFPNAQTEAQVADGIRMPLNAVSQKLWDPRKPELSWAQFQKLADQVDLRN is encoded by the coding sequence ATGTCGCCCTCGCATCGAGCCACGTCACGCCCGCGCGGTGCCCTGGTGGCCGGCGCCGCCGTCACAGCGGCAGCCGCCGTCACCCTCACCGTCGTCTTCTGGCCCGGCGGTTCCGGCCCCGGACCGCAGAACGGCGCGGCCTCCTCGGGCACCGCCCCCTCACCGTCCCCGACGCGCAGCTATCCGCTCTCCGAGACGCCGCGGACCGTGCCCGCGGTCCGCGAGCACACCGCCGCCCGGGGGCCCGGCTGGAAACCCGGGAAGAACAGCACGGTCGTCGCCGCCGACCACGAGCTCGCCGACGAGGCGCAGCTGCTCGCCAAGGAGCTGAAGATCCGCTACCGGGGCGAGACGGCGGCCCGCGCCGGTGACGTCGAGCTGGCGCTCGGCACCCCGGGCAAGGGCGACGCGGAGTCGTACACCCTGAAGACCGCCGGTGACCGGGTCACGATCAGCGGGCCCGACCAGGCCGGCGTCTTCTACGGAACCCGCACCCTCGTGCAGTCGCTCGCCTCCGGCAGCACCGTCCCCGAGGGCGTGGTCCGCGACGCCCCCGACCGGCCGCAACGCGGGCTCAACCTCGACATCGCGCGCAAGTACTACAGCCCCGGCTGGATCGAGGACCGGCTGCGGGAGATGGCCGACCTCAAGCTCAACCAGCTCGGCCTGCACTTCTCCGACGACCAGGCCTTCCGGATCGAGTCCGACTCGCACCCGGAGGTGGTCTCCCCGGAGCACCTGACCAAGGCCGAGGTCCGCCGGATACTGAAGCTCGCCGAGAGCCTCCACATCACGGTCGTCGCCGAGATCGACTCACCCGGACACCTGGGAGCGGTCCTGAAGGCCCACCCGGACCTGCAACTGCGCAACACCCAGGGCACGGCCCGGCAGGGGGCCATCGACATCTCCAAGCCCGAAGCGGCCGAGATCGTCGACGACCTGCTGCGCGAGTACGCCGAGCTGTTCCCCGGCCAGTGGTTCCACGTCGGCGCCGACGAGTACCAGGCACTCACCGTCAGCGACCCCGCGGCCTCCTACCCCCAGCTCGCCACGGCGGCCCGTGAGAAGTACGGCGACGGCGCCACCGTCCAGGACCTGACCGAGGGCTGGCTGAACGACCGGGCGGCCGTCGTGCGCAAGGCGGAGAAGATCCCCAAGGCGTGGAACGACGGTTTCTTCAGCGGCGGCACGGTCACCGCGGAGAAGGACATCGAGGTCGAGTACTGGACGGGCAAGGAGATCGGCGCCCGGCCGCCGCAGGACTACCTCGCCGAGGGCCGCAAGGTGATCAACCTCAACGACGAGTTCCTCTACTACGTGCTGGGCGAGCCCAACGAATTCGTCTATCCGACCGGCGAGCGGATCTACGAGCAGTGGACCCCGCTCGTGCTGCGCGGCACCGAACCGGTGCCCGAGCGCTACTCGAAGCAGATCCTGGGCGGCCGGTTCGCGATCTGGGGCGACTTCCCCAACGCGCAGACCGAGGCGCAGGTGGCGGACGGCATCCGGATGCCGCTCAACGCGGTCTCCCAGAAGCTGTGGGATCCGCGGAAACCGGAGCTGAGCTGGGCGCAGTTCCAGAAGCTCGCCGACCAGGTCGACCTGCGGAACTGA
- a CDS encoding succinate dehydrogenase iron-sulfur subunit codes for MATPTLEKNGTAEAGFADTPYITATFRIRRFNPEVSDEAQWQDFQISIDPKERVLDALHKIKWELDGTLTFRRSCAHGICGSDAMRINGKNRLACKTLIKDINPEKPILVEAIKGLTVLKDLVVDMDPFFQAYRDVMPFLITKGNEPTRERLQSPEDRERFDDTTKCILCAACTSSCPVFWNDGQYFGPAAIVNAHRFIFDSRDEAGEQRLEILNDRDGVWRCRTTFNCTDACPRGIEVTKAIQEVKRALITRRF; via the coding sequence ATGGCTACCCCGACCCTGGAGAAGAACGGCACCGCCGAGGCCGGCTTCGCCGACACCCCGTACATCACGGCCACGTTCCGGATCCGCCGGTTCAACCCGGAGGTCTCGGACGAGGCCCAGTGGCAGGACTTCCAGATCTCGATCGACCCGAAGGAGCGTGTCCTCGACGCCCTTCACAAGATCAAGTGGGAACTGGACGGCACCCTGACCTTCCGCCGCTCCTGCGCGCACGGCATCTGCGGCTCCGACGCGATGCGGATCAACGGCAAGAACAGGCTCGCCTGCAAGACGCTGATCAAGGACATCAACCCGGAGAAGCCGATCCTGGTGGAGGCCATAAAGGGCCTCACGGTCCTCAAGGACCTCGTGGTCGACATGGACCCCTTCTTCCAGGCCTACCGCGACGTCATGCCCTTCCTCATCACCAAGGGCAACGAGCCGACCCGTGAGCGCCTCCAGTCCCCCGAGGACCGCGAGCGCTTCGACGACACCACCAAGTGCATCCTGTGTGCCGCGTGCACGTCCTCGTGCCCGGTCTTCTGGAACGACGGGCAGTACTTCGGCCCGGCGGCCATCGTCAACGCGCACCGGTTCATCTTCGACTCGCGTGACGAGGCCGGCGAGCAGCGCCTGGAGATCCTCAACGACCGTGACGGTGTGTGGCGTTGCCGCACGACGTTCAACTGCACGGACGCCTGCCCCCGTGGCATCGAGGTCACCAAGGCGATCCAGGAGGTCAAGCGCGCGCTGATCACGCGTCGCTTCTGA
- a CDS encoding ABC transporter substrate-binding protein, whose protein sequence is MRSIRIRILAIFAALVIVGVGAWWLLPEGETKDPVTVGTSDEVTSLDPAGAYDAGSWAIYSNLYQSLMTFKSGAIVPEPDAAESCAFLGEKLQTYQCKLRDDLSFSNGHKITPADVKYSFERMLRIKSKVGPSVLFPSLDTIVTEGRTITFNLSSRDATFPQKLATGAGSIVDPTQYPKDKLRTGNQVDGSGPYTLKSYEPGVQAELVPNPAYKGALKKVGGAVHIRYFDGSDQLQSAWDAGTVDVTHRQLPAEQLAELNPGETGQRVSEADSAEIRNLVFNVRDGAPFSDKRVRQAVAWIIDRGPLVGDVYRSTVEPLYSLIPQGYIGHSTPFFDAYPQPDVERAKELMEEAGVQTPVQITFAHRDDDANKKESAELIRQLEKDGLFKVTEKAVEWKAFQKAYAAGEYDAYTLGWLPDFPDSDTFSQPLVGRDNSLHNGYASKKVDALIASTQQYSDRSRTSTDFKELQRLVGEDVPLVPLWQKKDYVVAKADISGSQYLSDGTGIWRLWELSWI, encoded by the coding sequence ATGCGGTCGATCCGGATACGGATTCTCGCGATTTTCGCAGCACTGGTCATCGTGGGCGTCGGAGCCTGGTGGCTTCTCCCCGAGGGGGAGACGAAGGACCCCGTCACGGTCGGTACGTCGGACGAGGTGACCTCGCTCGACCCGGCCGGTGCCTACGACGCCGGCTCCTGGGCGATCTACAGCAACCTCTACCAGTCGCTGATGACCTTCAAGTCCGGTGCGATCGTGCCGGAACCCGACGCGGCCGAAAGCTGCGCCTTCCTCGGCGAGAAGCTCCAGACGTACCAGTGCAAGCTGCGGGACGACCTGTCCTTCTCCAACGGCCACAAGATCACCCCGGCCGACGTGAAGTACTCCTTCGAGCGGATGCTGAGGATCAAGTCGAAGGTGGGGCCGTCGGTGCTGTTCCCCAGTCTCGACACGATCGTGACCGAGGGGCGCACCATCACCTTCAACCTCTCCTCGCGTGACGCGACCTTCCCGCAGAAGCTCGCCACGGGTGCCGGGTCCATCGTCGACCCCACCCAGTACCCCAAGGACAAGCTCCGCACCGGGAACCAGGTCGACGGCTCGGGTCCGTACACACTGAAGTCGTACGAGCCCGGGGTCCAGGCCGAGCTCGTGCCCAACCCCGCCTACAAAGGCGCGCTGAAGAAGGTCGGCGGAGCGGTGCACATCCGCTACTTCGACGGTTCGGACCAGCTCCAGTCGGCCTGGGACGCCGGCACCGTCGACGTCACACACCGTCAGCTTCCCGCCGAGCAGCTGGCAGAGCTCAACCCCGGTGAGACCGGGCAGCGCGTCAGCGAGGCGGACAGCGCCGAGATCCGCAACCTCGTCTTCAACGTCCGGGACGGCGCTCCGTTCTCCGACAAGCGGGTCCGGCAGGCCGTCGCCTGGATCATCGACCGCGGGCCGCTGGTCGGCGACGTCTACCGCAGCACCGTCGAGCCGCTGTACTCGCTGATCCCCCAGGGCTACATCGGGCACAGCACCCCCTTCTTCGACGCCTACCCGCAGCCCGACGTGGAGCGGGCCAAGGAGCTCATGGAGGAGGCCGGGGTCCAGACGCCCGTGCAGATCACCTTCGCGCACCGCGACGACGACGCGAACAAGAAGGAGAGCGCCGAGCTGATCCGCCAGCTGGAGAAGGACGGACTGTTCAAGGTCACCGAGAAGGCCGTGGAGTGGAAGGCGTTCCAGAAGGCGTACGCGGCCGGTGAGTACGACGCCTACACCCTCGGCTGGCTCCCGGACTTCCCGGACTCCGACACCTTCAGCCAGCCGCTGGTCGGCCGGGACAACAGCCTGCACAACGGCTACGCCAGCAAGAAGGTCGACGCGCTGATCGCGTCCACCCAGCAGTACAGCGACCGCAGCCGCACCTCGACCGACTTCAAGGAGCTCCAGCGGCTGGTGGGCGAGGACGTACCGCTGGTCCCGCTGTGGCAGAAGAAGGACTACGTCGTGGCCAAGGCCGACATCTCCGGCTCCCAGTACCTCTCGGACGGCACCGGGATCTGGCGCCTGTGGGAACTCAGCTGGATCTGA